The stretch of DNA CTTCAAACCGATCACTATTTTCTACCCGAGTTGAAAACGTGCCAGTGGCGGGCTCCAAATACCAGCTCGCCGCGCTTGGGGTCGCCAAGTCAACGCGATACACCGGCAGTCGTTTCTGGAAAAAACCATACTCGCCGCCAAATTGGGTTATCAGGGTCAACGACTGCAGGTTCGCACTGTGGACCTGCGCCTCCTTGGGCGCGAGTTGACGCAACATCTGCATTGCATGCCGCGCGGCGATGCCCTCCTCTACCGCGCCGTGCTCATTTAAATACGTTGGCAGCGCACTGGCGGCGTGATGTGCACCATGCTGATGCCCACCCCCTGTATTAACAGCTGCGTTTTTATCGGATTGCTCTACAAGCCAATACCCCTTGGCACCGACATTCACAGCGATCAGTGAACTCACTCCGACGGGCATATGATGCAACTCGGGCAACACCGTCAATGGCTGCGGCGCTGCGGCTTGAAACGGCGCGCGCTGTAGCCATAAATGCGTCAAGCCGGAAAAAGTAATCACCAAACCCGCCAGCCCTGCTGCAACGCCGAGGCCACGATGAAAGCGGCGCAGCGCTGGCTGAGTCGCTTTCAAAGTCTGGCGACGGTAGCGCAACCAGTACATCGCCAAGCCACCGATCATGCTGAGTAGCGCGACCAGCAGCACCAGCGTCATGCCGAGTTTTTTGACTGGCTCGCTCGCCCAGCTCCAGGTATGCAGTAACGAAAAAATCGGCATCAGGCTGCGTTTGGTGTTGTCGGACAAGCTCGCCAGTCGCCGCCCTTCGGTATCCACAAACGCCACCATGCCGTCGTCGCGCACAAATTCCACGCGCCACACAGGCAGGATTTTATTGATACTTGGATAGCTGCGGCTAAACTCGGTGATCGGCGTCAGGCTGCGGATCGCTGATTGCGGATCACCCACCAAAGCCCGCGCCAAGCGCTCTGCCTCTTGCGCATCGGCGTTGGCCAGTACCTGCCCGTTTCTGGCATCAAACCAGATACCCACTGGCTGCGCCTGCATTCCTATCCGCCAAGCTGGCGTGTCGTCACCCCACATGCGTAAGCGCAGCGATTGCACGGCACCAGCAGGCAGCCTCAAGCTTGCCGGTGGTACGACTTGTAGATCGGCTGGCAGGCTCAGCGCCACTGGCAAAGGATGCACATTGGGTGTCAATGCCGACATAATTGGATGCAAGACACCGGTTAGGCCCCAAAAAATCACCGCTATGCCAGCAATCCACGCCAGCTTTTTATGCCAACGGTTTAACCAGCCCAATACTGAAGTTTTACGCTGGCCAGTCTGCGTGGTAAGCACATCAAGTTCATCCCGTTTCATCGCCCCGCCCCTTTACCGTCAAAAGCGTAAGCAATTCCGACAAAAAAGCTGCGTGGCGCTCCCGGGCTGTAAGTATCTTGCGTGTCACCGTTATGCGCGCCCACGCCCTTGTAGCTCGATGCGGCGATGTCAGCGTAATGCGCATTGCTCAAATTCAAGGCTTGCGCCCACACAGTCCAACCGTGCTGCTGATATTCACCACGTAGGTTAAATAGGGTATGTCCTTTGTACTCAACCGTATTGCTGTTATCCATCCAATACTGGCCTAGGTATGTGGTTTCCAGTGCAATTCTGATGTTGGTCAGCGGCTTGTAGGCAATTTCCAATGTGCCTTGCCATTGCGGCGCCGCGGGAATGTCTTTGCCAGCGTAGTTTTCGACTGGCGACGGGCGATATTCGCGATAAACATGCCGCGCGTATTGGCCGGCCAACTTGGTGCTCCACTGATTGGAGAGCGCCCAATCGAGCCCTAGCTCAATGCCTTCATGACGGGTTTTACCGGCATTACGCGGCTCGGATTTGCCCGGTACGATGCTGTAATTCACCAGCTCATCCTCGCCATCGAGGCGGTAAATTGCCGCATCAATCTTCACGCCAGCCAGCGGCGAAAAGCGCGCCCCCAGCTCAAACTGATCAAAGCTGGCTGATTGCAAATTGGGTACGCTAGCGCTGCTAAATAACGCTCCAACTTCGGGCGGGGTAAAACCTTGGCTATAGCCACCGTACACAAACACGTTTTTGGCGGCATCCCAAGTGAAGCCAATTTTGGGCGACACATCGGCAAACGATTGCTTTTGTGATGCTGCGCCGGTGGTGGCCGATGGCGTCAGGTGATTCGTGAAATCATAACTAACGCGGTCATAACGCAATGCGCCATTCACCCCCAGCCCACGGGTGATTTGATAGTTAGCATCAGCAAACACTGCCTGATTACCCAGATCAACACGATAATCACGGCGTACGCTGCCGGTTTTGTAGCTGAGGTATTTGCCGGTTTTCGGATCGCGCACGATAGATAAATTGGTTTCTCGCTGATCGTTCGGGCTTGCCTCGATCAAACCACCGACAGTCAGCTTCAAATCGCCCCACTGCTGGCGATGAAATGCGCTCAAACCCAAAGAGGTGAACGTGTTATCGGTGGTGCGCCCGCTGGCTGAATTTGGCCCGGTGTTGAAAATCAGATAGCTCGGCAACTGGTAAGTGCTGTTGTCACGGTAATACAGCGTGGCACTGCTAAAGCCACCAGCATTCAACTCACCGGCCAAGCTGGTACTGGCGCGCAGCGCTTCAACTTGGCGGGTAGTAAAGGTTTGATACGAATAGCCGGGGCGGGCGTTGTAATCGCTTTCGTTCAAGCTGCCCGGCATATCGGTATCGAGCTTGGAATAAGTCAGCACTGATTTCCACAGCAGCGCATCGCTAAGCCAATGATCAAGGCGAGCGGTGACGCCGGTTTTATCCATGGCGTTATAGTCTTGCCAGCTCTCACCGCGCGTGGCGCTATAGCCAGCGATACGTAAGCCAGTATCACCCCATGAATTAGATAAACCAGCATCTACACGGCGATACCCCTCGGAGCTGAGTTGCCCGGCTACATTCCACGTTAATTCAGCACTTGGTGCTGCGGTGGTGAAATTGACCGCTCCCCCAACTGCATTGCTGCCATACAGACTCGATGCCGGGCCTTTGACCACCTCGATGCCGTCGCTCCCCGGCAGGTTAATTTCATACAGCGCATTGTGGTTGAAAATACCCACCGGACGGATTGGCACACCGTCTTCCAGATATTGATACACCGCCGAATAAGTCATCGGCTGGCGAATCGACAGATTGTGCTGCTCATTACCCAGATCGGTCATATGCACGCCGGGGATTTTATCGAGCACTTGGCCAATGAAAGTTGGCTTGGTCTCGGCGATGGTTTTTTCGTTCACTTTGCCAATCGAAATTGGCGCTTTGGCTAATGGCGTGGCCTCACGGGTGGCGGTGACCACAATTTCATCGAGTTGAGTTACTTCGTTCGCAAAAGCTGGCTGCGGGCCAAGCGTCGCCAATACCGCACACACACTGGTACGTAACGCCCAAGTAGGGAGATTCGACATGGTATTTCCTAACAATCTGGCGCACCACGGGCGGCCAGATTCAGCATCCCTGCTGCATCAATGGCAGCAAGGCAGATTGAATGAATCGCCAGCAGGCAATCGGGGGGTATGAGCGTGGAGCGCCTTAAGGCGGACACTGCGCAACTAATACCCAGCCAATTACATGCAGCACAGCATCGCGCCAAGACGCGATGCGCAAACAGACCATCAGGAAATCAGCGGTGGGCCACGGGGTGGCGGGGG from Chitinibacter fontanus encodes:
- a CDS encoding PepSY domain-containing protein: MKRDELDVLTTQTGQRKTSVLGWLNRWHKKLAWIAGIAVIFWGLTGVLHPIMSALTPNVHPLPVALSLPADLQVVPPASLRLPAGAVQSLRLRMWGDDTPAWRIGMQAQPVGIWFDARNGQVLANADAQEAERLARALVGDPQSAIRSLTPITEFSRSYPSINKILPVWRVEFVRDDGMVAFVDTEGRRLASLSDNTKRSLMPIFSLLHTWSWASEPVKKLGMTLVLLVALLSMIGGLAMYWLRYRRQTLKATQPALRRFHRGLGVAAGLAGLVITFSGLTHLWLQRAPFQAAAPQPLTVLPELHHMPVGVSSLIAVNVGAKGYWLVEQSDKNAAVNTGGGHQHGAHHAASALPTYLNEHGAVEEGIAARHAMQMLRQLAPKEAQVHSANLQSLTLITQFGGEYGFFQKRLPVYRVDLATPSAASWYLEPATGTFSTRVENSDRFEGYLFANLHKWHWLDGLGKTSRDVILASFAALNVVLAVCGLWLLRRRKVGKN
- a CDS encoding TonB-dependent receptor family protein, whose protein sequence is MSNLPTWALRTSVCAVLATLGPQPAFANEVTQLDEIVVTATREATPLAKAPISIGKVNEKTIAETKPTFIGQVLDKIPGVHMTDLGNEQHNLSIRQPMTYSAVYQYLEDGVPIRPVGIFNHNALYEINLPGSDGIEVVKGPASSLYGSNAVGGAVNFTTAAPSAELTWNVAGQLSSEGYRRVDAGLSNSWGDTGLRIAGYSATRGESWQDYNAMDKTGVTARLDHWLSDALLWKSVLTYSKLDTDMPGSLNESDYNARPGYSYQTFTTRQVEALRASTSLAGELNAGGFSSATLYYRDNSTYQLPSYLIFNTGPNSASGRTTDNTFTSLGLSAFHRQQWGDLKLTVGGLIEASPNDQRETNLSIVRDPKTGKYLSYKTGSVRRDYRVDLGNQAVFADANYQITRGLGVNGALRYDRVSYDFTNHLTPSATTGAASQKQSFADVSPKIGFTWDAAKNVFVYGGYSQGFTPPEVGALFSSASVPNLQSASFDQFELGARFSPLAGVKIDAAIYRLDGEDELVNYSIVPGKSEPRNAGKTRHEGIELGLDWALSNQWSTKLAGQYARHVYREYRPSPVENYAGKDIPAAPQWQGTLEIAYKPLTNIRIALETTYLGQYWMDNSNTVEYKGHTLFNLRGEYQQHGWTVWAQALNLSNAHYADIAASSYKGVGAHNGDTQDTYSPGAPRSFFVGIAYAFDGKGAGR